One Vicinamibacterales bacterium DNA segment encodes these proteins:
- a CDS encoding YHS domain-containing (seleno)protein, whose product MRTGLLVVGMWLGVAAGGWAQGPPAAPVNVDADGVTLHGYDAVAYFTDGKAVPGSPVHEYVWQGARWRFASTAHKDAFAAAPERYAPQFGGYCAWAVSRNYVADIDPEAFAVVDGRLYVNYSRLVQARWRLDRDANIAKGATHWPGLLEQARAMTAAPGSAAGRPAGKKGGR is encoded by the coding sequence ATGAGGACGGGACTGCTGGTGGTGGGAATGTGGCTCGGCGTCGCCGCCGGGGGATGGGCGCAGGGGCCGCCGGCCGCGCCCGTCAACGTCGACGCCGACGGGGTGACCCTGCACGGCTACGACGCCGTCGCCTACTTCACGGACGGCAAGGCGGTGCCCGGGTCGCCCGTCCACGAATACGTGTGGCAGGGCGCGCGGTGGCGCTTCGCCAGCACCGCCCACAAGGACGCCTTCGCCGCGGCGCCCGAGCGTTACGCCCCGCAGTTCGGCGGCTACTGCGCCTGGGCCGTGAGCCGCAACTACGTCGCAGACATCGACCCGGAGGCGTTCGCCGTCGTGGACGGCAGGCTCTACGTCAACTACTCGCGGCTCGTGCAGGCGCGGTGGCGCCTCGACCGCGACGCGAACATCGCCAAGGGCGCGACGCACTGGCCGGGCCTGCTCGAGCAGGCGAGGGCGATGACGGCCGCGCCGGGATCGGCGGCCGGCAGGCCGGCGGGGAAGAAGGGAGGACGGTGA
- a CDS encoding DinB family protein: MTAFDVLAGALEDLARAVRPLTRTEYTHRDRATSGSIGAHVRHCLDHVEALERALVRGVCCYDDRVRGTATEDDPAVACARLAACRMRLSGLDAELLQTPLTLSAVIDDRGTTVRALTTVGRELAFVISHTIHHAALIAVLLEDFGRERPERFGLAPTTPALEPVCAR; the protein is encoded by the coding sequence ATGACCGCCTTCGACGTGCTCGCCGGCGCCCTCGAGGACCTGGCGCGAGCGGTGCGCCCGCTGACGCGGACCGAGTACACCCACCGCGACCGCGCGACCAGCGGCAGCATCGGCGCTCACGTGCGCCACTGCCTGGATCACGTCGAGGCGCTGGAGCGCGCGCTGGTCCGCGGGGTGTGCTGCTACGACGACCGCGTGCGCGGCACGGCGACCGAGGACGATCCGGCCGTGGCGTGCGCGCGCCTGGCGGCCTGCCGGATGCGGCTGTCGGGGCTGGACGCGGAGCTGCTCCAGACGCCGCTCACGCTCTCGGCCGTCATCGACGACCGCGGCACGACCGTCCGGGCGCTGACGACCGTCGGGCGCGAGCTGGCGTTCGTCATCAGCCACACGATTCACCACGCCGCGCTCATCGCCGTGCTGCTCGAGGACTTCGGGCGCGAGCGGCCCGAGCGTTTCGGGCTGGCGCCGACGACGCCGGCGCTGGAGCCCGTATGTGCACGGTGA
- a CDS encoding NRDE family protein, with amino-acid sequence MCTVSFVASGGRLRAMCNRDERHTRPAAHPPLVTRAGGLLALLPLDPSGGGTWIAGTSAGLVFAVLNGEGQGGAPGLSRGRLILELLESASLEDAVVRARPLCRRDWPAHRLLVADVDRVLDLTVGLAGVRVDVHPLHRPQMFTSSSLGDAVAGPPRRALFDETVVAAADSVDGQDAFHRHRWRDRPHLSVHMRRHDAATLSITTVDVSPTTVRMRYEPTTELVSQPAMIAIDRRRDEGAPGIVAGAADSFPTRAQALAVAS; translated from the coding sequence ATGTGCACGGTGAGCTTCGTCGCCTCCGGCGGCCGGCTCCGTGCGATGTGCAATCGCGACGAGCGCCACACCCGGCCGGCGGCCCACCCGCCTCTCGTCACGCGGGCGGGCGGGCTGCTGGCGCTCCTCCCGCTCGACCCCTCCGGCGGCGGGACGTGGATCGCCGGCACCTCCGCGGGCCTCGTCTTCGCCGTGTTGAACGGCGAGGGCCAGGGCGGGGCTCCCGGGCTGAGCCGCGGCCGCCTGATTCTCGAGCTCCTGGAGAGCGCGTCGCTCGAGGACGCCGTCGTGCGGGCGCGGCCGCTCTGCCGGCGGGACTGGCCGGCGCACCGGCTGCTCGTCGCCGACGTGGACCGGGTGCTGGATCTCACGGTGGGGCTGGCCGGCGTGCGCGTGGACGTCCACCCGCTGCACCGGCCCCAGATGTTCACGTCCTCGTCGCTGGGCGACGCGGTGGCCGGACCGCCCCGCCGCGCGCTCTTCGACGAGACCGTGGTGGCGGCGGCCGATTCCGTGGACGGCCAGGACGCGTTCCACCGCCACCGCTGGCGCGACCGGCCGCACCTCAGCGTGCACATGCGACGTCACGACGCGGCGACGCTGAGCATCACGACCGTGGACGTGTCGCCTACGACGGTTCGCATGCGCTACGAGCCGACGACCGAGCTCGTGAGCCAGCCGGCGATGATCGCCATCGACCGCCGCCGGGACGAGGGAGCGCCTGGCATCGTCGCCGGCGCGGCGGACTCGTTCCCTACCCGTGCGCAGGCGCTGGCGGTCGCGTCGTGA
- a CDS encoding alpha/beta hydrolase-fold protein: MRRGFLLPSLALLAVVSVGAQQRDTPVAGRGLRVEVTVPPSIRTEAVTGRVYVMVARDNDREPRLQIGRTGTPFFGVDVDMLPPGRAAVLDGTAFGTPVASMKDLPPGDYWVQGFVNVYSEFARADGHTVWMHDDQWEGQHWNRSPGNLYSLPRRVQIGPATETVKLTADQVIPPVEIPPDTEFVQRFKMQSPLLTKFWGRPIYVGATVLLPRDYHRSTVRYPILYRQGHFSLAAPLGFQPDTEIYDAWMQDAFPRMIVVTLQHPTPYFDDSYGVNSVNVGPYGDALTQELMPEIERRYRVIGEPWARLTDGGSTGGWISLAHQILYPDLYGGVWSYCPDSVTFTDVEGINVYEDDNAFTRTVDWRTVPIINTREVNGHVRLTSEQRNHMELANGTKGRSGEQLDIWSAVFGPLGEDGYFEPLFDKRTGVMNRKVAEYWRDHYDLLEHLKRNWSTLGPKLVDKIHVYTGTADNFFLNNSTKELETWMRTTENPHYEGFFLYGEGKGHCWQGPESTPERLKQMAAHVMRHMPEGTTTPWWRY; this comes from the coding sequence ATGCGACGAGGCTTCCTCCTTCCGTCCCTGGCCCTGCTGGCCGTCGTGTCGGTGGGCGCCCAGCAGCGCGACACGCCCGTCGCAGGCCGGGGGCTCCGTGTGGAAGTGACGGTGCCGCCGTCGATACGCACGGAGGCCGTCACGGGCCGGGTCTACGTGATGGTCGCCCGCGACAACGACCGTGAGCCGCGCCTGCAGATCGGCCGCACGGGCACGCCGTTCTTCGGCGTGGACGTGGACATGCTGCCCCCGGGCCGAGCCGCAGTGCTCGACGGGACGGCCTTCGGAACGCCGGTGGCGTCGATGAAGGATTTGCCGCCCGGCGACTACTGGGTGCAAGGCTTCGTCAACGTCTACTCGGAGTTCGCGCGCGCCGACGGCCACACGGTGTGGATGCACGACGACCAGTGGGAGGGCCAGCACTGGAACCGCTCGCCGGGAAATCTGTACAGCTTGCCCCGCCGGGTGCAGATCGGGCCCGCCACCGAGACGGTGAAGCTCACGGCCGACCAGGTGATTCCCCCGGTGGAGATCCCGCCGGACACCGAGTTCGTGCAGCGCTTCAAGATGCAGAGCCCGCTGCTCACGAAGTTCTGGGGCCGCCCCATCTACGTGGGTGCCACCGTGCTCCTGCCCCGCGACTACCACCGCTCCACGGTGCGCTACCCGATCCTGTATCGCCAGGGACACTTCTCCCTGGCGGCGCCGCTCGGGTTCCAGCCGGACACCGAGATCTACGACGCGTGGATGCAGGACGCCTTCCCGCGCATGATCGTGGTGACGCTGCAGCACCCGACGCCCTACTTCGACGACAGCTACGGCGTGAACTCGGTGAACGTCGGCCCGTACGGCGACGCCCTGACCCAGGAACTGATGCCCGAGATCGAGCGGCGCTACCGCGTCATCGGCGAGCCCTGGGCGCGCCTCACCGACGGCGGCTCCACGGGCGGCTGGATCTCGCTGGCGCACCAGATCCTCTACCCGGACCTGTACGGCGGCGTGTGGTCGTACTGCCCGGACTCGGTCACCTTCACCGACGTCGAGGGCATCAACGTCTACGAGGACGACAACGCGTTCACCAGGACGGTCGACTGGCGCACGGTGCCCATCATCAACACGCGCGAGGTGAACGGCCACGTCCGGCTCACGTCCGAGCAACGCAACCACATGGAGCTCGCCAACGGCACGAAGGGGCGATCGGGCGAGCAGCTGGACATCTGGTCCGCCGTGTTCGGTCCCCTCGGCGAGGACGGCTACTTCGAGCCGCTCTTCGACAAGCGCACGGGCGTGATGAATCGCAAGGTCGCCGAGTACTGGCGCGACCACTACGACCTCCTGGAGCACCTGAAGCGGAACTGGTCCACGCTGGGACCGAAGCTCGTGGACAAGATCCACGTCTACACGGGCACGGCCGACAACTTCTTCCTCAACAACTCGACGAAAGAGCTCGAGACGTGGATGCGGACCACCGAGAATCCGCACTACGAAGGGTTCTTCCTGTACGGCGAGGGCAAGGGCCACTGCTGGCAGGGGCCGGAGTCCACGCCCGAGCGGTTGAAGCAGATGGCCGCACACGTCATGCGGCACATGCCGGAGGGGACGACCACGCCCTGGTGGCGCTACTGA
- a CDS encoding N(4)-(beta-N-acetylglucosaminyl)-L-asparaginase has protein sequence MLSRRDFLASTTAVAAASAAPRPARSAELLIQRTVRPVVIADYSGYEFTNSGPEACVARAFRLITEGKDVLDALIAGVNIPELDPLETGIGYGALPNADGVIELDASCMHGPLKRAGAVASLQGVRTPSLVAKAVMDYTDHHLIVGEGAQRFARNMGFTIEPDLHTETSRRLYLEWKRRSDPEHYLDPKGEGRQPAPKHEKDPGLAEMAREARGLEAGLSMVRDGLIREGSFWGTINCDGLGPTGDICGVTTTSGLAWKIPGRTGDSPILGAGLYVDNEVGAAGSTGRGEANLYNLSSFLIVEAMRRGASPKDAGMEALRRIKANTVEKRLLNARGEPNFNIRFFALNKKGEYAGVAMYRAGETRYAVCTENGPQALDLEPLLPGEPAP, from the coding sequence GGTCGTCATCGCCGACTACTCGGGCTACGAGTTCACCAACAGCGGGCCCGAGGCCTGCGTGGCACGCGCCTTCCGCCTGATCACGGAGGGCAAGGACGTCCTCGACGCGCTCATCGCGGGCGTGAACATCCCCGAGCTCGACCCGCTCGAGACCGGTATCGGCTACGGCGCGCTGCCCAACGCCGACGGCGTCATCGAACTGGACGCCTCGTGCATGCACGGTCCGCTGAAGCGGGCCGGCGCGGTGGCCAGCCTGCAGGGCGTCCGGACGCCATCGCTCGTCGCCAAGGCGGTGATGGACTACACGGACCATCACCTGATCGTCGGCGAGGGCGCCCAGCGCTTCGCGCGGAACATGGGCTTCACCATCGAGCCGGACCTCCACACCGAGACGTCGCGCCGGCTGTACCTGGAATGGAAGCGGCGCTCCGACCCCGAGCACTATCTCGACCCGAAGGGCGAGGGACGGCAGCCCGCGCCGAAGCACGAGAAGGACCCGGGGCTCGCCGAGATGGCCCGTGAAGCGCGCGGCCTCGAGGCCGGGCTGTCGATGGTCCGTGACGGGCTCATTCGCGAGGGCAGCTTCTGGGGCACCATCAACTGCGATGGGCTCGGGCCCACTGGCGACATTTGCGGCGTCACCACGACGAGTGGCCTGGCGTGGAAGATCCCCGGGCGCACGGGCGACTCGCCCATCCTCGGTGCCGGGCTGTACGTGGACAACGAGGTCGGGGCCGCCGGCTCGACGGGCCGTGGCGAGGCGAACCTCTACAACCTGTCGTCGTTCCTGATCGTGGAAGCGATGCGCCGCGGCGCCTCGCCCAAGGACGCCGGGATGGAGGCGCTCCGCCGCATCAAGGCCAACACGGTGGAGAAGCGGCTCCTGAATGCCAGGGGCGAGCCGAACTTCAACATCCGCTTCTTCGCCCTGAACAAGAAGGGGGAGTACGCCGGCGTGGCCATGTACCGGGCGGGCGAAACCAGGTACGCCGTCTGCACCGAGAACGGGCCCCAGGCATTGGATCTCGAGCCGCTGCTCCCGGGCGAGCCGGCGCCGTGA